In the Flavobacterium pallidum genome, one interval contains:
- the gldI gene encoding gliding motility-associated peptidyl-prolyl isomerase GldI, with protein sequence MTVAIGILATGCSQQQARKPITHTGGSFMKESVMRNKKLIAGEEAVIDSIIKSDTINKYTASKKGYWYYYVTQNTKDTLHPKKGDIAYFDYEVNDLKGNVIYSDVELRPQVYRVDKQNIMMGMRDAIKLMKKNEKVTFLFPSHMGYGYHGDNKRIGPNTPLICTITLNDFKPDTEKAAAKPGTQTQVKPVLDKQ encoded by the coding sequence ATGACAGTAGCAATCGGGATCCTCGCCACAGGATGTTCCCAACAGCAGGCGCGCAAACCGATAACGCATACCGGCGGTAGTTTCATGAAAGAGTCCGTGATGCGCAACAAGAAGCTCATTGCCGGCGAAGAGGCGGTGATTGATTCGATCATCAAAAGCGATACCATCAATAAATATACTGCCTCAAAAAAAGGCTATTGGTATTATTATGTCACGCAAAATACGAAAGACACGCTGCATCCGAAAAAAGGCGACATCGCTTATTTCGATTATGAAGTAAATGACCTGAAAGGAAATGTGATTTACTCTGATGTCGAACTCCGTCCGCAAGTGTACCGTGTCGACAAACAGAACATCATGATGGGCATGCGTGACGCCATTAAACTGATGAAAAAAAATGAGAAGGTAACGTTCCTTTTTCCATCGCATATGGGTTACGGTTACCATGGTGACAACAAACGTATCGGGCCCAACACGCCTTTAATCTGCACTATCACGCTAAACGACTTTAAACCGGACACTGAAAAGGCTGCAGCCAAACCCGGAACACAAACACAAGTAAAACCAGTATTAGATAAACAATGA